The following proteins are encoded in a genomic region of Dasypus novemcinctus isolate mDasNov1 chromosome 21, mDasNov1.1.hap2, whole genome shotgun sequence:
- the SERPINF1 gene encoding pigment epithelium-derived factor yields MQALVLLVWIGALLGHGTSQNTAGSPEEGSLAPDTTGVPVEEEDPFFKVPVNKLAAAVSNFGYDLYRVRSSASPTANVLLSPLSMATALSALSLGAEQRTESVIHRALYYDLISNPDIHSTYKELLAAVTAPEKNFKSASRIIFERKLRIKSSFVAPLEKSYGTRPRIMSGNARMDLQEVNNWVQAQTKGKIARSTKEMPSEISILLLGVAHFKGQWVTKFDSRKTSLEDFHLDEERTVRVPMMSDPKAIVRYGLDSDLNCKIAQLPLTGRMSIIFFLPLKATQNLTMIEESLTSEFIHDIDRELKTVQAVLTIPKLKLSYEGEVTKSLQEMKLQSLFDSPDFSKITGKPIKLTQMVHRAGIEWNEDGAGTAPSQVLQPARLSFSLDYHLNQPFIFVLRDTDTGALLFMGKILDPRST; encoded by the exons ATGCAGGCCCTCGTGCTACTCGTCTGGATTGGAGCCCTCCTTGGGCACGGCACCTCCCAGAACACTGCTGGCAGCCCGGAGGAG GGCTCCCTGGCCCCCGACACCACAGGGGTGCCAGTGGAGGAGGAGGATCCCTTCTTCAAGGTCCCCGTGAACAAGCTCGCAGCGGCGGTCTCCAACTTTGGCTACGACCTGTACCGCGTGAGGTCCAGCGCGAGCCCTACAGCCAACGTGCTCCTGTCCCCACTCAGCATGGCCACGGCACTCTCTGCCCTGTCGCTGG GAGCGGAACAGCGGACGGAGTCCGTGATTCACCGGGCTCTCTACTATGACTTGATCAGCAACCCAGACATCCACAGCACCTACAAGGAGCTCCTTGCCGCAGTCACCGCCCCTGAGAAGAACTTCAAGAGCGCTTCCCGGATCATCTTCGAGAGGA AGCTGCGGATAAAATCCAGCTTTGTCGCGCCGCTGGAGAAGTCGTATGGGACGAGGCCCAGAATCATGTCTGGCAACGCTCGCATGGACCTTCAGGAGGTTAACAACTGGGTGCAGGCCCAGACGAAAGGGAAAATTGCCAGGTCTACGAAGGAAATGCCCAGTGAGATCAGCATTCTCCTTCTCGGTGTGGCTCACTTCAAGG GGCAATGGGTAACAAAGTTTGATTCCAGAAAGACATCCCTTGAGGATTTCCACTTGGATGAAGAGAGGACTGTCAGAGTCCCCATGATGTCAGACCCTAAGGCCATTGTCCGCTATGGCTTGGATTCTGACCTCAACTGCAAG ATTGCCCAGCTGCCCTTAACTGGAAGAATGAGTATCATCTTTTTCCTGCCCCTGAAAGCAACCCAGAACTTGACAATGATAGAAGAGAGCCTCACCTCAGAGTTCATCCATGACATAGACCGAGAACTGAAGACTGTTCAAGCAGTCCTGACCATTCCCAAACTGAAGCTGAGTTATGAAGGCGAAGTCACCAAGTCCCTGCAAGAGATGA AGCTCCAGTCCTTGTTTGATTCGCCAGACTTTAGCAAGATCACAGGCAAACCCATCAAACTTACTCAAATGGTACACCGGGCTGGCATCGAGTGGAATGAGGATGGGGCGGGAACTGCCCCCAGCCAGGTTCTCCAGCCAGCCCGCCTGAGCTTTTCCCTGGACTATCACCTTAACCAACCTTTCATCTTTGTACTGAGGGACACGGACACAGGTGCCCTTCTCTTCATGGGCAAAATTCTGGATCCCAGGAGCACTTAA